Genomic segment of Providencia sneebia DSM 19967:
GTTCGAGAGGTTGCATATGATAATAAAAATAAAACTAGAACTTGTGAGGCAGCGGTTAAGATTTCAATAAGTGGTGTATTAATCGAAAATTATCAGGAATTAATTCCTAACGATATAGAGTTTAGAGATTTTACAAATCAGTTTAAAAATAAAGAAATAGGAACATTTAATATTAAATATATATTGGATAAGGATTATTCTGGTAACAATCAGATAGTTGTCTATGGATTATAATTAAGTGCGTAGCAGTGAGCGGAGCGAACTAGAAGAAAAAAGACCTCAAGATCGGTTTTGATTTTGGGGTTTATGTATTGACAATAAAGCAAAATATCTTATTTCTTAAGTAAGGGATACCTTAGATAGCAAGTTAGCGCAATACTTCGTATTACGTTACTTGTGAGGGGCTTCGCCCCTTCAATCCCCTGAAGGTCAAAACATAAAACACAAGGAAAAAAACATGGCAAATTTGAGCAATTTAAAAATTCTCATTGAAGATAAAAAAACATATAAAGATCGCTATCAACGTAAAAATTTTATTTCTTTATGTTTAAGTGACGAAGAATTAACAGAAGTTGAATTGTTAGCTGAAAAATTAGATTTAAAAAGAGCAGCAGCTATAAGAGCGTTACTTTTAAATAAATCTGCAATATTAAAAAATAAAATAAAAAATAACGGAAATAAAGAATATCTATTTCTATTAAATAATATATCTAATAACATTAATCAAATCGCTAAAAAAATTAATGCTAATATTGATTTTTTTATTAACAGCGCCAACGGTGAGCAATTCGCTTATTTGTTTGAAGAACTAACAGAGGATATAGAAAAAATAAAAGAGGTTTATAATGATACACAAACAGATAGGAGGTAAAAACAAACAGAGAAACGTTAAAAACTCATTATCTTATTTATTGCGTAAAGACAAAATAGAAGAACAACAATATATAAAAGTTTTATCTACAACAACAGAGCAAGATATTTTAAACTTTAACGAATATATTCAATCAAAAAACTTCTCTCACCCATACACAGCGGGCGTTCTTTCGTTTGAAGAAAAAGACATCGACGAAGATTTAAAAAATAAA
This window contains:
- a CDS encoding relaxosome component, giving the protein MANLSNLKILIEDKKTYKDRYQRKNFISLCLSDEELTEVELLAEKLDLKRAAAIRALLLNKSAILKNKIKNNGNKEYLFLLNNISNNINQIAKKINANIDFFINSANGEQFAYLFEELTEDIEKIKEVYNDTQTDRR